The following proteins are encoded in a genomic region of Candidatus Edwardsbacteria bacterium:
- a CDS encoding glycosyltransferase has product MSYKYKISVIIPSFRNLEFLRLCLPEYLKSRHYQVVIGLDGHNSHYLDYLRNCPVTVSMTGHRQGLCTATNLAAEQASGEYLFLCNDDMVPAPGWDEALLSSAGPGHIISGTVWEPGLIEVPPCHKKVDFGHISGNFRRGDFITQALQTIQSQKEKTEPGINYPFLIPTLLWKALSGLDERFNPGSASDPDLFIRAALLDPAPEMIRCKDAVFYHFAGRSGIYAGDRVSLWWKFHWKHSRLMFRQKWGRMWEHKFGQVPDVSGWKNIRGRKEPWLAGRLWRLAWFGPAGRHSVIRGEGAL; this is encoded by the coding sequence ATGTCTTATAAATATAAAATCTCGGTCATTATTCCTTCCTTCAGGAATCTGGAATTTCTTAGGCTTTGTCTGCCGGAATACCTTAAAAGCAGGCATTATCAGGTCGTCATCGGCCTGGACGGGCATAACAGCCACTATCTGGACTACCTGCGCAATTGCCCGGTTACCGTGAGCATGACCGGACACCGGCAGGGGCTCTGCACCGCCACCAATCTGGCGGCAGAGCAGGCCTCCGGCGAATATCTTTTTCTTTGCAACGACGACATGGTGCCGGCTCCGGGTTGGGACGAAGCCCTGCTATCATCGGCCGGCCCCGGCCATATAATCAGCGGCACGGTCTGGGAGCCAGGCCTGATCGAGGTTCCGCCCTGCCATAAAAAAGTGGATTTTGGCCATATTTCGGGCAATTTCAGAAGGGGCGACTTTATCACCCAGGCGTTGCAAACCATTCAAAGTCAAAAAGAAAAAACAGAACCGGGGATCAACTACCCTTTTTTGATCCCCACCTTGCTTTGGAAAGCATTATCCGGACTGGATGAACGCTTCAACCCCGGCTCGGCCTCCGACCCGGATCTTTTCATCCGGGCCGCATTGTTGGATCCGGCCCCGGAGATGATCCGCTGCAAAGATGCCGTATTCTACCATTTCGCCGGGCGCTCAGGTATTTATGCCGGGGACCGGGTGTCCCTGTGGTGGAAATTCCATTGGAAGCACTCCCGGTTGATGTTCCGGCAAAAATGGGGCAGGATGTGGGAACATAAATTCGGGCAGGTGCCGGACGTTTCGGGATGGAAAAATATCAGAGGAAGAAAGGAACCGTGGCTGGCTGGAAGACTGTGGCGCTTGGCCTGGTTCGGTCCGGCCGGCCGGCACTCGGTGATAAGAGGGGAGGGTGCTTTGTGA
- a CDS encoding four helix bundle protein, translating to MAIIKFCRAIDNGQNIERLIARQLFRSGTSIGANVEEAQAGQSKADFISKMSIARKEARETRYWLALCNSVNIGILRDIDVLLKEVNELAAIMTAIIKKTKSN from the coding sequence ATCGCTATCATTAAGTTTTGCCGAGCAATAGATAATGGTCAGAATATTGAAAGGCTTATAGCAAGGCAGCTTTTTCGGTCGGGAACATCCATCGGTGCAAATGTTGAAGAAGCCCAGGCCGGCCAGAGTAAAGCAGATTTTATATCAAAAATGTCGATAGCCCGAAAAGAAGCTAGAGAAACGAGATATTGGCTTGCCCTCTGTAACAGCGTAAACATAGGAATCCTCCGGGATATTGATGTTTTGCTCAAAGAAGTGAACGAATTAGCCGCCATAATGACGGCGATAATTAAAAAGACAAAGTCTAATTAA
- a CDS encoding PIG-L deacetylase family protein, with protein sequence MFKKTLVLAPHTDDGEFGCGGFMARLLEQGAEVCYAAFSSAEKSLPPGVHPDTLKNELNDALDSLGIADKNRFVYDYSVRDFPEHRQALLEDMVALKEKIGPDLVLMPCFNDTHQDHLTIAQEGFRAFKDRTILGYEIPWNNKTFNTESFVLLEEKHIQAKVRALKCYQSQLDRFYATEEFIRALAKTRGTQIGAAFAEAFEVIRWVIR encoded by the coding sequence ATGTTTAAAAAAACTCTGGTGCTGGCGCCGCATACCGATGATGGGGAATTCGGCTGCGGCGGCTTTATGGCCCGGCTGCTGGAGCAGGGGGCCGAGGTCTGCTATGCGGCCTTTTCCTCGGCCGAGAAATCACTGCCGCCCGGTGTCCATCCCGACACCCTCAAGAACGAACTGAACGACGCTCTGGACAGCCTGGGAATAGCCGATAAGAATCGTTTTGTATACGATTACAGCGTCAGGGATTTTCCCGAGCACCGCCAGGCGTTGTTGGAGGATATGGTGGCCCTCAAGGAGAAAATAGGTCCCGATCTGGTATTGATGCCCTGCTTCAACGACACCCACCAGGATCATCTGACCATTGCCCAGGAGGGGTTTCGGGCCTTCAAGGACCGGACCATACTGGGCTACGAGATCCCCTGGAACAACAAGACCTTCAACACCGAATCCTTCGTCCTGCTGGAGGAAAAGCATATTCAGGCCAAGGTCAGGGCCCTGAAGTGCTACCAGTCGCAGCTGGACCGTTTCTATGCCACCGAGGAGTTCATCCGGGCCCTGGCCAAGACCCGCGGGACCCAGATCGGGGCCGCCTTTGCCGAGGCCTTCGAGGTAATTAGGTGGGTGATACGGTAG
- a CDS encoding polysaccharide biosynthesis C-terminal domain-containing protein, translated as MRKLLSQSLDTLISHLGVLAVGMFASVLINRALGPELKGIFVSCLLIPQTAVVFAELGLGTSGAYQLARKKYQPGSVVLFLLLASLVLGGLAMIITGAAVRLPAEAWGGFNRWVILSLIPPGLWLTFLPEIFLGLGLLRGFNWWRSGFQAFRILILLAFLILLGNKLQAVILASVILNWAAFIISAGILWVHLRPGSAALSLRQTADFFKFGMKIFAGEILGFLHYRADIFLILLWKGNVQVGLYATAAFLSELLWMIPRGLYAPVFSGLARDGLSRDIVKKAALLTLAATSGLALIAAFLVGPAIRLLYGESFSGAVWPFILLLPGTVMLSLPKFLEAPLIAEMGSPEVLVWGKASGLLCNIPLNFWLIPKYGISGAAAASSISYTIQALIFVGLFIRKRSQVMSPEKTGEYAIISQHESGLNEIAD; from the coding sequence ATGAGAAAACTACTTAGCCAAAGCCTGGATACCCTGATCAGCCACCTGGGGGTGCTGGCCGTGGGGATGTTTGCCAGCGTCCTGATAAACCGGGCCCTGGGACCGGAGCTTAAGGGGATATTCGTCTCCTGCCTGCTGATCCCCCAGACGGCGGTGGTGTTCGCCGAACTGGGGCTGGGGACCTCGGGGGCCTACCAGCTGGCCAGAAAAAAATATCAGCCGGGCTCGGTGGTTCTGTTCCTGCTGCTGGCCAGTCTGGTCCTGGGCGGCCTGGCCATGATCATCACCGGGGCGGCGGTGAGATTGCCGGCCGAGGCTTGGGGAGGCTTCAACCGCTGGGTGATACTGAGCCTGATCCCTCCCGGCCTGTGGCTGACCTTCCTGCCGGAGATCTTTTTGGGCCTGGGTCTGCTCCGGGGCTTTAACTGGTGGAGGAGCGGCTTCCAAGCATTCCGGATTTTGATATTATTGGCTTTCCTGATCCTGCTCGGTAACAAGCTTCAGGCGGTGATCCTGGCCTCGGTGATCCTCAACTGGGCGGCTTTCATCATCTCGGCCGGCATCCTGTGGGTTCATCTAAGGCCCGGATCTGCCGCCCTGTCCTTAAGGCAGACAGCGGATTTTTTCAAGTTCGGAATGAAGATCTTCGCCGGGGAGATCCTTGGTTTCCTGCATTACCGGGCGGATATCTTCCTGATCCTTTTGTGGAAGGGCAATGTTCAGGTTGGCCTTTACGCCACGGCGGCCTTTCTTTCCGAGTTGCTATGGATGATACCCCGGGGGCTTTACGCCCCGGTCTTCTCGGGGCTGGCTCGCGACGGCCTTTCCCGGGACATTGTTAAAAAGGCGGCCCTGCTGACCTTGGCCGCCACCTCCGGCCTGGCTTTGATAGCGGCCTTTTTGGTCGGCCCCGCCATCCGGCTGTTATACGGAGAGTCCTTTAGCGGCGCCGTCTGGCCGTTTATTCTGCTTCTGCCGGGAACCGTAATGCTGTCCCTCCCTAAATTTCTGGAGGCGCCGTTGATAGCCGAGATGGGTTCCCCCGAGGTGCTGGTCTGGGGCAAGGCGTCCGGACTGCTCTGCAATATCCCGCTTAACTTCTGGCTGATCCCGAAATACGGGATTTCGGGAGCCGCCGCCGCTTCCAGCATATCCTACACCATCCAGGCCCTGATATTCGTCGGACTGTTCATCAGAAAAAGATCCCAGGTGATGTCCCCGGAGAAAACCGGGGAATATGCCATTATCAGCCAACACGAAAGCGGCCTGAATGAGATCGCCGATTGA
- a CDS encoding glycosyltransferase, protein MKKVLALTAIEAPFRSRLIETQFFDPLVRARNLSNGRWQLSFLSVIPLAFYLGRRNPWRQYVKNSNQNKTLRSNLASKGVKYRTSLAGFPLLPRQFNLRKNETALFIAAALPRLIFKLAFLKPDLMIARSYPAALLAWWAKRISNIPYLFDLRGMYPEESVNAGRYEINSPDYLFWKGWEKKLVSSARYCLVVSQPFVEHVLDIYPGARVEMIPCCVDPGKIRLPDKEKTKAKYGLGGRFVLLHLGSFGTPGDRGLAGKYLLRFKEVRPDAVLVVASGTAAFGPAIRKALLGEGLGSDDFRIYHPVGPELEEMLALGDAGLILERKVANTKVCLSVKLGEYLAAGLPVICTPHVEGVARLIEKYRCGLVVDPDQPEPPDRAEEMLKDYEKHRSNGFKMVEEILAIDRCADKWRSVIDQGLKT, encoded by the coding sequence ATGAAGAAAGTCTTGGCCCTTACCGCCATCGAGGCTCCCTTCCGGTCCCGGCTGATAGAGACCCAGTTTTTCGATCCCCTGGTCAGGGCTCGGAATCTGTCAAACGGCCGGTGGCAGTTGTCCTTCCTATCGGTTATCCCGTTGGCTTTCTATTTGGGCCGCCGGAACCCTTGGCGGCAATATGTCAAGAATTCCAATCAAAATAAAACTCTGCGGTCAAATTTAGCCTCGAAGGGCGTCAAGTACCGGACATCCCTGGCGGGATTTCCGTTGTTGCCCCGGCAGTTCAATCTGAGGAAAAATGAAACGGCTTTATTTATTGCCGCTGCCCTTCCCCGGCTGATCTTCAAACTGGCGTTCTTGAAACCGGATCTGATGATCGCCCGGAGTTATCCGGCGGCCCTGCTGGCCTGGTGGGCCAAAAGGATATCCAATATCCCATACCTATTCGATCTGCGGGGGATGTATCCCGAGGAGTCGGTAAATGCCGGCAGGTATGAAATTAATTCCCCCGATTATCTCTTCTGGAAGGGCTGGGAAAAGAAGCTTGTCTCTTCGGCCCGATATTGCCTGGTGGTCTCCCAGCCTTTTGTGGAGCATGTTCTGGATATCTATCCAGGGGCCAGGGTGGAAATGATCCCCTGCTGTGTGGATCCCGGCAAGATCAGGCTGCCGGACAAGGAAAAAACCAAGGCCAAATACGGACTGGGGGGTCGTTTCGTTCTGCTGCACCTGGGCTCCTTCGGCACCCCCGGCGACCGGGGCCTGGCGGGAAAATATTTGTTGCGTTTTAAAGAGGTCAGGCCGGATGCTGTTCTGGTGGTTGCTTCGGGGACTGCCGCCTTCGGCCCGGCTATCAGAAAGGCTCTGCTTGGCGAGGGGCTGGGCTCTGACGATTTCAGGATATACCACCCGGTCGGGCCGGAACTGGAGGAGATGCTGGCCTTGGGCGATGCCGGCCTGATCCTGGAGCGGAAAGTTGCCAACACCAAGGTCTGCCTGTCGGTCAAGCTGGGAGAATATCTGGCGGCCGGGCTGCCGGTGATCTGCACCCCGCATGTGGAGGGGGTGGCCCGGCTGATTGAAAAATACCGTTGCGGGCTGGTGGTCGATCCCGATCAGCCGGAACCGCCGGACAGGGCAGAAGAAATGCTGAAGGATTATGAAAAACACCGCAGCAACGGATTCAAAATGGTAGAGGAGATCCTGGCCATAGATCGCTGCGCTGACAAATGGCGATCCGTCATTGACCAGGGATTAAAGACTTAA
- a CDS encoding glycosyltransferase family 9 protein encodes MVKKDKMPPSRVLILVWGGIGNMVMALPMINAVGRELAGSTITVLAQKEVMLSLLGDDRRFAGMAMDDPRYQGLLGKRSLVKMIRHQEPEIFITAVPAPNHRSGLLAFLSGAGIRICEKKHANALFDVRSAGSNGRSIISRNMALLKPLGIEAKVPEFGLRPPAQDQARAGDFLDKNNIFRDKTVIGVHPGSGMALRRWPEERFIAAGKELAAQGHPLIIFGGPEEAGLAGRVARGIGPRACRYLSGKSFGTTLALIESCGLFISNDSGLAHCASALGVPTVVIFGPVDPEVYGHRAAHVRIIKKPTDCGPCYDPARGLRCKWVVQRCLDIPVSTVLEAAREMASAGR; translated from the coding sequence ATGGTAAAGAAAGATAAGATGCCGCCCTCCAGGGTTCTGATCCTGGTATGGGGCGGGATCGGGAACATGGTTATGGCCCTGCCAATGATCAACGCCGTCGGACGGGAGCTGGCCGGGAGCACCATCACGGTCCTGGCCCAGAAAGAAGTGATGCTCAGTCTGCTGGGGGACGACCGCCGGTTCGCCGGGATGGCGATGGACGATCCCCGGTACCAGGGATTGCTGGGAAAACGGTCACTGGTAAAAATGATCCGGCACCAAGAGCCGGAGATCTTTATCACCGCAGTCCCGGCCCCCAACCACCGCAGCGGGCTGCTGGCTTTTTTGAGCGGGGCGGGAATTCGGATCTGCGAAAAAAAACATGCCAATGCCCTGTTCGATGTTCGGTCGGCGGGAAGCAATGGCCGGAGTATAATCAGCCGGAATATGGCGCTTTTGAAACCACTGGGCATAGAGGCCAAGGTCCCGGAATTCGGCCTCCGCCCTCCGGCGCAGGACCAGGCCCGGGCCGGGGATTTTCTTGATAAAAACAATATATTCCGGGATAAGACCGTCATCGGGGTCCATCCCGGATCGGGGATGGCTCTGAGGCGCTGGCCGGAGGAAAGGTTTATTGCCGCGGGAAAGGAACTGGCCGCCCAGGGACACCCGCTGATCATCTTCGGCGGCCCGGAGGAGGCCGGTCTGGCTGGCCGGGTGGCCCGGGGCATCGGCCCGAGAGCTTGCCGATATCTAAGCGGCAAAAGTTTTGGCACCACCCTGGCCCTGATCGAAAGCTGCGGGCTTTTTATCTCCAACGACAGCGGACTGGCCCACTGCGCTTCGGCCCTGGGCGTGCCAACGGTGGTGATATTCGGACCGGTGGATCCGGAAGTATACGGCCACCGCGCCGCCCACGTCCGGATCATAAAAAAACCAACCGATTGCGGGCCATGCTACGATCCGGCCCGCGGGCTGAGGTGCAAATGGGTGGTTCAAAGATGCCTGGACATTCCAGTGAGCACGGTTCTGGAGGCGGCCCGGGAAATGGCGAGCGCAGGCAGATGA
- a CDS encoding glycosyltransferase translates to MTPGKTKILFFDHSPIISGAEYSLLDILQGLKNKAMDYRLLTVQGSRLVKRVNDIGIGTIEISLPERLLYINKNDFQKHPFKIIRSAGSVIKTVIEISGILRRGKYGAIYTNTLKSHILGGLAGRMAGVKVIWHMRDIPIQPRPKRVVQLAATFIPDKIIAVSEAVGRQFGGRKVSVIHNGIDAQAIQKKAAGEMPAEIQRVIKSSGGGPLIGMVGQIARWKGQDVFLRAAKLLADKMPRAKFLIIGEALFDEREFRLELNNFVVNNDLQKRVIFTGHLENVYPILKQLDVLVHCSVEPEPFGRVIIEAMALGVPVIATRGGAVEEIITNGENGLTVPPGDDQQLAGAVENILTDKTMRNRIAGNGAIKVLQDFGLREMLDEIHGSIGQLS, encoded by the coding sequence ATGACGCCCGGAAAAACAAAAATCCTGTTCTTCGACCACTCGCCTATCATCAGCGGGGCGGAATACAGTCTGCTGGATATTTTGCAGGGGTTGAAAAACAAAGCGATGGATTATCGCCTGCTGACCGTCCAGGGCAGCAGGCTGGTAAAACGGGTAAACGATATCGGAATAGGGACCATAGAAATATCACTGCCGGAACGATTATTATATATCAACAAAAATGATTTTCAAAAACATCCTTTTAAGATAATCCGAAGCGCAGGCAGCGTCATAAAAACGGTGATTGAAATATCTGGTATACTGCGCCGGGGAAAATACGGCGCGATCTATACCAACACCCTGAAAAGTCACATTCTGGGGGGATTGGCGGGAAGAATGGCCGGAGTCAAGGTGATATGGCACATGAGGGATATCCCCATCCAACCAAGGCCGAAAAGGGTCGTACAATTGGCAGCGACATTTATCCCGGATAAGATAATAGCTGTTTCTGAAGCGGTGGGCAGACAGTTTGGCGGCCGAAAAGTGTCGGTGATCCATAACGGCATCGATGCCCAGGCGATACAAAAGAAGGCGGCCGGGGAAATGCCGGCCGAAATTCAGCGGGTAATTAAAAGCTCCGGCGGTGGTCCGCTCATAGGGATGGTGGGGCAAATTGCCCGGTGGAAGGGGCAGGATGTTTTTCTGCGGGCCGCCAAACTTCTGGCCGATAAAATGCCGCGGGCCAAATTCCTTATCATTGGCGAGGCTCTTTTCGATGAAAGGGAATTCAGGCTGGAACTGAACAATTTTGTTGTCAACAACGATCTGCAGAAACGGGTGATCTTTACCGGGCATCTTGAAAATGTATATCCCATATTGAAACAATTGGATGTTTTGGTCCATTGTTCGGTGGAACCGGAACCGTTCGGCCGGGTGATCATCGAGGCGATGGCCCTGGGGGTTCCGGTGATAGCCACCAGGGGGGGGGCAGTTGAAGAGATCATAACAAACGGAGAGAATGGACTGACAGTGCCTCCGGGAGATGATCAGCAATTGGCCGGGGCCGTTGAAAATATATTGACAGATAAAACGATGCGCAACAGGATCGCAGGCAACGGCGCTATAAAAGTGCTGCAAGATTTTGGTTTGAGGGAAATGTTGGATGAAATACACGGTTCAATCGGACAGTTGTCTTAA
- a CDS encoding radical SAM protein, which yields MRSPIDIIKNSPPLNAVRRKLQTRRVEALRQLALDGGKIPLPRGLVFEPTQRCNLSCIMCCHRQHHTEGSCQEMDTGAAVEFIKGLKRQHGFRIIGFIGSEPFVRADLEDLMKAAVGLGLDVSVQTNSTLLDEARIKTWSRHRCRIRSFGASLEGVAGVDDRIRPGKDVFNRARRGIELAVQAGLPVTVSILILDSNREKLGELIELLNDLEVRSMDLSLIVNHSRTDIEETVRLSGMDEKDVCITSKPELEYRTPADVLLDDLKKGLARGRSFGMRTSTSPEGFLANYPSIRDGSIRKKRRLTCGAMDTVRVDPSGRLIHCQHFRQSFGDLRQVKLAEAWNSPGFRNFRKRLAEENLFPICVDCYRMRVLG from the coding sequence ATGAGATCGCCGATTGATATAATAAAAAACAGTCCTCCCCTGAATGCCGTCAGGCGGAAACTGCAGACACGGCGGGTGGAGGCCCTCCGGCAGCTGGCGTTGGATGGCGGGAAAATACCGCTGCCCAGGGGGCTGGTGTTCGAACCCACCCAGCGCTGCAATCTGTCGTGCATCATGTGCTGCCACCGGCAGCATCACACCGAGGGCTCCTGCCAGGAGATGGACACAGGGGCTGCGGTCGAATTCATAAAAGGACTGAAAAGACAGCATGGTTTCCGGATCATCGGGTTCATCGGCTCGGAGCCGTTTGTCAGAGCCGACCTGGAGGATCTGATGAAAGCGGCAGTGGGGCTGGGCCTGGATGTTTCGGTCCAGACCAATTCCACTCTGCTGGACGAAGCGAGGATCAAGACCTGGTCCAGACATAGGTGTCGTATCAGAAGTTTCGGGGCCTCACTGGAAGGAGTGGCGGGCGTTGATGACCGGATACGCCCGGGGAAAGATGTCTTCAACCGGGCCCGCCGGGGCATAGAGCTGGCGGTGCAGGCCGGACTGCCGGTGACGGTAAGCATCCTGATCCTGGACAGCAATCGGGAAAAGCTGGGGGAGCTGATAGAACTGCTGAACGATCTTGAAGTAAGATCGATGGATCTTTCATTGATCGTCAACCACAGCCGAACCGACATAGAAGAGACGGTCCGTTTGTCCGGGATGGATGAAAAGGATGTCTGCATAACCTCGAAGCCGGAGCTGGAGTACCGGACCCCTGCCGATGTGCTGCTCGACGACCTGAAAAAGGGGCTGGCCAGGGGCCGAAGCTTCGGCATGAGGACCAGCACCAGCCCGGAAGGGTTTCTGGCGAATTACCCGAGTATCCGGGACGGCAGCATCAGAAAGAAACGCCGGCTGACCTGCGGGGCCATGGATACCGTAAGAGTGGACCCTTCGGGCCGGCTGATACATTGCCAGCATTTCCGGCAGAGCTTCGGAGATCTCCGGCAGGTAAAGCTTGCCGAGGCCTGGAATTCACCGGGTTTCAGGAATTTCCGCAAAAGACTGGCGGAGGAAAACCTGTTTCCCATCTGTGTGGACTGTTATCGGATGAGGGTCCTGGGATGA
- a CDS encoding WbqC family protein has protein sequence MILAAHQPNYLPWAGYFYKMARCDAFVFLDSVQYSRTSYTARCMIKGVSGQPQWLSVPVFKKGRYHQDILDVDIDNESGWQNTHQRTLESSYSKAPYFEDYQRLNDLAYDKKWDKLSLLNAELAKAIAADLNIAPKFTNLSELDISSKSSELLIDICQKMSAQVYLSGPGGKKYLDQNKFKEAGIELRFATYYPQAYPQLWGEFVPGLSMIDMLYNCGPQAVKRIIKSDVL, from the coding sequence ATGATATTAGCCGCCCATCAACCCAACTATCTCCCCTGGGCCGGATACTTTTACAAGATGGCCCGCTGCGATGCTTTCGTGTTCCTGGATAGCGTGCAGTACTCCAGAACCTCGTATACTGCCCGCTGCATGATAAAGGGGGTCAGCGGCCAGCCCCAATGGCTGTCGGTGCCGGTGTTCAAAAAGGGGCGCTACCATCAGGATATTTTGGATGTGGACATCGATAATGAGTCCGGCTGGCAGAATACCCACCAAAGGACCCTGGAATCATCTTACTCCAAGGCCCCGTATTTTGAAGACTACCAGCGGTTGAACGACCTGGCCTATGATAAAAAGTGGGATAAATTATCCCTGCTCAATGCCGAATTGGCCAAAGCAATTGCCGCGGATCTGAATATCGCTCCGAAATTCACAAACCTATCCGAACTGGATATCAGCTCAAAATCCAGCGAGCTGCTGATAGATATCTGCCAAAAAATGTCGGCCCAGGTATATCTTTCGGGACCAGGCGGAAAAAAATATCTCGATCAGAACAAGTTCAAAGAGGCCGGGATAGAGCTAAGGTTCGCCACCTATTACCCGCAAGCCTATCCCCAGTTGTGGGGGGAATTCGTGCCGGGACTGTCCATGATTGATATGCTGTATAATTGCGGACCGCAGGCGGTGAAAAGGATCATCAAATCCGATGTCTTATAA
- a CDS encoding methyltransferase domain-containing protein gives MRPALIEILKCLKCGADDLHLIVKSKDDLEITKGLLSCRRCGLTYLIKDGVLNCLVFADPSISAARRAYRRSKEVLGDTPPEMLARRGHMNSAYRQDTEANCRELLFRLDPGQGWALDVGAGTCWTTAGLAGRGYRAVAIDISADNKLELGCQHFDKDVYFDRVLADVNQLPFNNEVFSLAFASAALHHSRDLDSSLAEISRTMASRARLEIINEPVRGLAEAFQKNTGQLEGPEGIVEKHYGISTWIGSLERSGFKGRCRFPANIRERLTADSFTGRHKFHYLAGFIAKLYKYQWAKFILERILFYFGMHLLGLPLIYSGEKTSAKKTPVVYGKER, from the coding sequence GTGAGACCGGCGCTGATTGAAATATTGAAATGCCTCAAATGCGGGGCCGATGATCTCCACCTGATAGTAAAGAGCAAAGATGATCTGGAGATAACCAAGGGTCTATTATCCTGCCGCAGATGCGGCCTGACCTATTTGATAAAAGACGGCGTTTTAAATTGCCTGGTATTTGCCGATCCTTCGATAAGCGCGGCCCGCAGGGCATATAGAAGATCGAAGGAGGTCCTGGGCGACACCCCCCCCGAAATGCTGGCCCGGCGCGGGCACATGAACAGCGCCTACCGGCAGGATACCGAGGCCAACTGCCGGGAATTGCTTTTCCGCCTGGACCCCGGTCAGGGCTGGGCGCTGGATGTGGGGGCCGGCACCTGCTGGACCACGGCCGGGCTGGCCGGCAGGGGATACCGGGCGGTGGCCATAGACATCTCGGCTGACAATAAGCTGGAGCTGGGTTGTCAGCATTTTGATAAGGATGTTTATTTTGACCGGGTGCTGGCCGATGTCAACCAGCTGCCTTTCAACAATGAGGTATTCAGCCTGGCTTTCGCCTCGGCCGCCCTGCACCATAGCCGGGACCTGGATTCCAGTTTGGCGGAGATATCGCGGACCATGGCATCCCGGGCGAGACTGGAGATCATCAATGAACCGGTCCGGGGCCTGGCCGAAGCATTTCAGAAAAATACCGGACAGCTTGAGGGTCCGGAGGGGATAGTTGAAAAGCATTACGGCATTTCCACCTGGATAGGATCGCTGGAGAGATCGGGCTTCAAGGGCCGCTGCCGGTTCCCGGCAAATATCAGGGAAAGGCTGACGGCCGACAGCTTCACCGGCAGGCATAAATTTCATTATCTGGCCGGGTTTATAGCCAAACTTTATAAGTATCAGTGGGCTAAATTTATACTGGAGAGGATATTATTTTATTTTGGGATGCATCTGCTGGGATTGCCGCTGATATACAGCGGTGAAAAAACATCAGCCAAAAAGACCCCGGTCGTTTATGGTAAAGAAAGATAA